The Hyalangium gracile genome segment GAGGACATCCTGGTCCGGGCGCTCTCCAAGCAGCTGAACATCCCCGCCGTGAACCTGGACGCGGTGCAGACACTGCCGCCGCACGTGCGATCCAAAGTCCCCGCCCAGACGGCCCGGGACTTCGCGATCCTGCCGCTGCAGCTTCGCGACGACGGGAAGACGCTGGTGGTCGCCGTCGCGGACCCGCTCAACGTGCGCCACCTGGACGAGCTGCGCGCCATCACCAAGTGCCGCATCGTGCCCAACGTGGCCGGCCGCACCTCGATTGCCCGCGCCTACGCCCGCCTCTACGAGGACAACGCGGAGCTGGCCGACGCGGACACCAACTTCAAGGTGATGGACGCGCACGGCCGCACGGTCATCAAGAACATGCGGGACGGCTCGTCGCAGCAGGTGTCCGCGCCGCCTCGGCCCGCGCCGGTGGGCGGGGCGCCTGCACCGGCTCGGCCCTCCGTGTCGGACGTACCCGCGGTGAAGCCCGCGGCGACGGGCAGCCCCTCCGAGCTGCTGAAGACCGTCGAGGAGGTGCAGCGCAAGGAGGTGGCCGCCCTCAAGGCCATGGTGGAGCTGCTCATCGAGAAGGGCGTCTTCACTCGCGAGGAGTACATCGCGAAGGTCAAGCGGTAACATCCCGCCATGCGCAAGAAGATCGGCGAGCTGCTGGTCGAAGCTGGGTTCGTGACGGACGCGCAGGTGCGCACCGCCCTGGGCCAGAAGCGGTCCTTTGGCCGCGGTCACCGCCTGGGCTCGGTGATGGTGTCCATGGGGATGATCAGCCCCAAGCAGCTGGCGCGCGTGCTGGCCACGCAGTTCGATCTGCCCTTCATCGAGCTGCCGGACATCCCTCCGGAGGTCACCGCGCTGCTCTCGCTCGACTTCCAGTCCGAGCACCGCATCGTGCCCTTCAAGCTCGAGCAGGAGGGCAAGACGGAGCGGCTGCACGTGGCGGTGGAGGATCCGGGGGATCTCTCCCTGATCGACGAGCTGCGCTTCCAGCTCCACAAGACGCTGCGCGTGTACGTGGCCTCCTCGGATGACCTGGACAACGCGCTGGCCATGGCGCGCGGGGAGAA includes the following:
- a CDS encoding GspE/PulE/PilB domain-containing protein, with the protein product MAQIKLGELLIKANVLQESQLKAALAEQAKWGGKLGEILVRMSLVSEDILVRALSKQLNIPAVNLDAVQTLPPHVRSKVPAQTARDFAILPLQLRDDGKTLVVAVADPLNVRHLDELRAITKCRIVPNVAGRTSIARAYARLYEDNAELADADTNFKVMDAHGRTVIKNMRDGSSQQVSAPPRPAPVGGAPAPARPSVSDVPAVKPAATGSPSELLKTVEEVQRKEVAALKAMVELLIEKGVFTREEYIAKVKR